A portion of the Bombus terrestris chromosome 3, iyBomTerr1.2, whole genome shotgun sequence genome contains these proteins:
- the LOC100643073 gene encoding uncharacterized protein LOC100643073 isoform X2 — MSEAEDIQNVVENHNFQNIVEGESGKSNTVEYLDIHEDIPKETVKEYPEETKEELFKEEKEKETYVENERKSMEIEKKEAAQPASSSTVDNDEKIKREETSTRKEGTATGTIDGRNENQPVGEWNSLPLLVERLRAALELSLGGRREDEPPALPEDSGVDSEEDFRIRTSMEQVLGNCKEPELKKDLKFLEDLLLSDIQTALSRLRETLEKIDVNALAKHGAASDPTSKLQLLRLVSSLLSRLQMPEETTVKIPVLPSTSLSRRRRGTRHTIGVSTEELAKARKWLEEERNSLPLGEISPVIKEQKEQNISTVSAIDRKPEEVRDKCTKDAINQRQLLEDKNKEIRDNNCVCRGIQQVDAADTKTIGELNMYQAPYRANNYQEKENNENIIEDSDERSRVSKLAAILRQRAELASSSGRYGNSNKFSAKKSKIKRANTIDIPSYLKLQAETLGHEATGCLSLRKPISVGDKSFNSSNVTVPTFQPKTENDRKFLALITKNNETPSVAPVVPFKTFGRTMDMSSLTNENWNSKFSNIKTTFDKPTMSEEKDNKPSLKFRANKMFPGPAQAQVYSNSTPNYSNYSAPNPQMKMESTGFRHAPSSPFRKIERSLPGSPSKVPPSYHWSKNVPVPTNTLKEKARMMFDKDTTQQSPKFSRANVEKPSFPRPPWIEHEKNENRANNTVTENGKLDYRSFCKQFAPFVGKTSMETKKLEEQRQRELAQRDNVTGVVDGKISFKVVPDKRVQTHEYPPMEHRGSKDIFEAIKTGKDRENRFGENNFADTTLKGSSSVAVQTGINEEHQNEGRSFRVMPKISKGQTLVCSNAAVQTSNKLDRPTISVSDVESEKQWRPLFCEQSDSDQVSENHQRFILDHNQNYHTVSSGSEYNNPVVVPGVRQIPSEQGFRESLPFQETQNYEKQLSANPVNSYESEDNQKYSSALVPSVLFNGNNPSDEISNAAEEKEDLQKTPDWPIESSTFPDDENIQNQDISPDIGVVTRYTCAIATVASSVDSPEPRSEEVAVDSRTSSSPSPSQFSWSRSRPPTNETIASEDEIRRHNLLQQSLVRRLQNEITSLNDQPHQSSNFGQHLTVSQAQTKSSSQSPNLVPQQQSCNQSNTVLNHQQQSFNQPNIASSHQQQSFDQPNIAPSRQQQSYKQPNIPLSHQQPVNMNQNVHHPQSTFNQNIHHQQSNIIHQEQRYNQPANFDRPTGSQGPSRFKYLTPVPQKKPEPPRARSPGPVTVNRVVALREAYEQVPNPQSKSIHKERSPVPNGAVPIDSSDEYLVSCANKTSRSIVLSKSESWHQLALSNRYPRAPKINTPASTSSFQSSHPKPPKPKSPSSQKLRSKQFEASSMADSVKKMEDKIRQYFDQPGDHVESKDSLKHRRSPRFASKGMVGLSRSRTMPGLSDEKLCLSITTSQQMPLLNVNTADVDKVFDDLFEEATRTDNQ, encoded by the exons ATGTCGGAGGCGGAAG ATATTCAAAACGTCGTGGAGAACCATAATTTCCAGAACATCGTCGAGGGAGAAAGTGGAAAATCAAACACAGTGGAATATTTAGACATCCACGAGGATATTCCAAAGGAAACCGTAAAAGAATATCCGGAAGAGACCAAGGAGGAATTATtcaaagaggaaaaagagaaggagacgTACGTGGAGAACGAGAGGAAATCGATGGAAATAGAGAAGAAAGAGGCCGCACAACCAG cgaGTTCGAGCACCGTGGACAACGACGAGAAAATCAAACGAGAGGAAACCTCGACAAGAAAAGAAGGGACTGCGACAGGTACCATCGATGGACGAAACGAGAACCAGCCAGTCGGTGAGTGGAATTCATTGCCGCTACTGGTAGAACGTCTACGCGCGGCTCTCGAGCTCTCCCTAGGGGGTCGCCGCGAGGACGAACCGCCAGCGCTTCCCGAAGACTCTGGTGTCGACTCCGAAGAGGACTTCCGGATTCGTACTTCCATGGAACAAGTTCTGGGCAACTGCAAGGAACCAGAATTGAAGAAAGACTTGAAATTCCTCGAAGATTTGTTACTATCGGATATACAGACTGCTTTGTCCCGTCTTCGAGAGACTTTAGAGAAAATCGACGTGAATGCGCTCGCAAAACACGGCGCAGCTTCTGATCCTACGAGTAAATTGCAGTTATTAAGGTTGGTATCTAGTTTGTTGTCTAGGCTACAGATGCCTGAGGAGACCACGGTGAAGATTCCTGTGCTTCCTTCGACGTCTTTGAGCAGGAGACGAAGAGGAACTAGACACACTATTGGTGTTTCTACGGAAGAATTGGCGAAGGCTAGAAAGTGGttagaagaggaaagaaatagTCTCCCTTTGGGAGAGATTTCGCCTGTTATAAAGGAACAGAAGGAACAGAATATATCTACAGTTAGTGCGATTGACAGAAAGCCGGAGGAAGTTCGTGATAAATGCACGAAAGACGCGATAAATCAAAGACAGTTACTAGAGgataagaataaagaaattagGGACAATAATTGTGTGTGTCGTGGGATCCAACAGGTGGATGCAGCTGATACTAAGACTATTGGAGAGCTAAATATGTACCAGGCTCCGTATAGAGCTAACAATTatcaagagaaagagaataacGAGAATATTATTGAAGATAGCGATGAAAGAAGTCGCGTAAGCAAATTGGCGGCTATTCTTCGGCAACGGGCTGAGTTAGCTTCAAGTAGTGGAAGATACGGGAATAGTAACAAATTTAGTGCAAAAAAGTCGAAGATCAAACGTGCGAACACTATTGATATTCCTAGTTACTTGAAGCTTCAAGCTGAGACTCTTGGACATGAAGCTACGGGCTGTTTGTCCTTAAGAAAGCCAATTAGTGTTGGAGACAAATCGTTCAATTCCAGCAACGTTACCGTTCCTACTTTTCAACCTAAGACagaaaacgatagaaaattccTGGCTTTAATTACTAAAAACAACGAAACACCATCAGTTGCACCAGTAGTTCCCTTCAAGACGTTTGGACGCACCATGGATATGTCGTCACTGACTAACGAAAACTGGAACAGTAAATTTTCCAACATTAAAACAACCTTTGATAAACCAACGATGAGTGAAGAGAAGGATAATAAACCTTCTTTAAAGTTTCGAGCCAATAAAATGTTCCCTGGACCGGCTCAGGCACAAGTTTACTCTAATTCTACTCCAAATTATTCAAACTATTCTGCGCCAAATCCTCAGATGAAGATGGAGTCAACAGGTTTCAGGCATGCCCCTTCCTCTCCTTTTCGTAAAATAGAAAGATCTTTGCCGGGATCTCCATCCAAGGTTCCTCCATCCTACCATTGGTCAAAGAACGTTCCAGTACCGACAAATACACTGAAAGAAAAAGCTAGAATGATGTTTGATAAAGACACAACGCAACAATCTCCGAAATTTTCTAGAGCCAATGTAGAGAAACCTAGTTTTCCTCGACCACCGTGGATAGAACACGAGAAAAACGAGAACAGAGCCAATAACACGGTTACAGAGAACGGTAAACTGGATTATCGATCTTTTTGCAAACAGTTCGCGCCATTCGTTGGAAAAACTTCCATGGAAACGAAGAAACTCGAAGAACAGCGCCAAAGAGAACTGGCTCAACGAGACAACGTTACTGGAGTGGTGGATGGCAAGATTTCTTTCAAAGTAGTTCCAGACAAACGTGTTCAGACTCACGAGTATCCTCCTATGGAGCATCGAGGATCTAAAGACATATTCGAAGCGATAAAAACTGGAAAAGATCGTGAGAATCGATTTGGTGAGAATAATTTTGCAGATACTACATTGAAAGGTAGTTCATCAGTGGCCGTGCAAACTGGAATAAACGAAGAGCATCAGAACGAAGGTAGATCTTTCAGAGTGATGCCTAAAATTTCAAAAGGTCAGACCTTGGTTTGTAGTAACGCCGCTGTACAGACTTCTAACAAATTGGATAGACCAACGATATCAGTAAGTGATGTAGAAAGTGAAAAACAATGGAGACCTTTATTTTGCGAGCAGTCGGACTCTGATCAAGTGTCTGAAAATCATCAGAGATTTATTCTGGATCACAATCAGAATTATCATACTGTATCCAGTGGTTCTGAGTATAATAATCCTGTAGTGGTTCCTGGTGTACGTCAGATTCCTAGTGAGCAAGGTTTCAGAGAATCCTTGCCTTTTCAAGAAACGCAGAATTATGAGAAACAATTGTCTGCAAATCCTGTGAATAGTTACGAGTCTGAAGATAACCAAAAATATTCTTCTGCTTTGGTTCCTTCTGTTTTATTTAATGGTAACAATCCATCTGACGAAATATCAAATGCAgcagaagaaaaagaggatCTTCAGAAGACACCAGATTGGCCTATAGAAAGTTCGACTTTCCCGGAtgatgaaaatattcaaaatcaaGATATCAGCCCAGATATTGGAGTGGTTACAAGGTACACGTGTGCTATTGCAACGGTTGCATCGTCCGTGGATAGTCCTGAACCTCGATCAGAAGAAGTGGCAGTGGATTCTAGGACGTCTTCGTCACCTTCTCCTTCACAATTTTCTTGGTCCAGGTCTAGACCACCAACCAACGAGACTATCGCTTCAGAGGACGAAATTCGTCGACATAACTTGCTGCAACAGAGCTTGGTTCGTCGCCTGCAGAATGAAATCACTTCTTTGAATGATCAACCTCATCAATCTTCTAATTTCGGACAACACCTGACTGTTAGTCAAGCTCAGACTAAATCCTCGAGTCAATCTCCTAATTTAGTTCCTCAACAACAAAGTTGTAATCAATCAAACACTGTGTTGAATCATCAGCAACAGAGTTTTAATCAACCGAATATTGCATCCAGTCACCAGCAACAGAGTTTCGATCAACCAAATATTGCACCAAGTCGTCAACAGCAAAGTTACAAGCAACCAAATATTCCATTAAGTCATCAACAACCTGTAAACATGAATCAGAATGTGCACCATCCACAATCGACTTTTAATCAAAATATTCACCATCAACAATCGAATATAATTCACCAGGAACAAAGATACAATCAACCAGCAAACTTCGATCGACCGACAGGTTCCCAAGGACCAAGTCGATTTAAATATCTAACACCAGTTCCTCAAAAGAAGCCAGAGCCACCTCGGGCgcgttcaccaggaccagtgaCCGTGAACAGGGTGGTTGCTTTACGGGAAGCTTACGAACAGGTGCCAAACCCTCAATCGAAATCAATTCACAAGGAACGTTCTCCAGTTCCAAATGGAGCGGTACCAATCGACTCCAGTGACGAATATTTGGTATCTTGTGCGAATAAAACTTCTAGATCTATAGTGCTCTCGAAATCAGAGTCCTGGCACCAATTGGCTCTCTCCAATCGTTATCCTCGAGCACCTAAAATAAACACACCAGCATCGACATCTTCGTTTCAAAGCTCTCATCCAAAACCACCCAAACCAAAGTCTCCGTCTTCTCAGAAATTAAGGTCCAAACAATTTGAAGCGTCGTCAATGGCGGACAGCGTCAAGAAGATGGAAGATAAGATCAGACAGTATTTCGATCAACCAGGTGATCATGTAGAATCGAAAGATTCTTTGAAACACAGAAGATCACCTAGATTTGCGTCTAAAGGGATGGTTGGACTGTCTCGTAGTCGTACTATGCCTGGTTTATCCGATGAAAAATTGTGTCTTTCGATAACTACCTCTCAACAAATGCCATTACTAAACGTGAACACCGCAGATGTTGACAAAGTGTTCGACGATCTGTTCGAGGAAGCCACGAGGACGGATAATCAGTAA
- the LOC100643073 gene encoding uncharacterized protein LOC100643073 isoform X1: MAPPPPPPPKTTITTGTKSLVAERLVLAQSPVRAVPQYTDTVPLILQGSQSKIQRIKMSEAEDIQNVVENHNFQNIVEGESGKSNTVEYLDIHEDIPKETVKEYPEETKEELFKEEKEKETYVENERKSMEIEKKEAAQPASSSTVDNDEKIKREETSTRKEGTATGTIDGRNENQPVGEWNSLPLLVERLRAALELSLGGRREDEPPALPEDSGVDSEEDFRIRTSMEQVLGNCKEPELKKDLKFLEDLLLSDIQTALSRLRETLEKIDVNALAKHGAASDPTSKLQLLRLVSSLLSRLQMPEETTVKIPVLPSTSLSRRRRGTRHTIGVSTEELAKARKWLEEERNSLPLGEISPVIKEQKEQNISTVSAIDRKPEEVRDKCTKDAINQRQLLEDKNKEIRDNNCVCRGIQQVDAADTKTIGELNMYQAPYRANNYQEKENNENIIEDSDERSRVSKLAAILRQRAELASSSGRYGNSNKFSAKKSKIKRANTIDIPSYLKLQAETLGHEATGCLSLRKPISVGDKSFNSSNVTVPTFQPKTENDRKFLALITKNNETPSVAPVVPFKTFGRTMDMSSLTNENWNSKFSNIKTTFDKPTMSEEKDNKPSLKFRANKMFPGPAQAQVYSNSTPNYSNYSAPNPQMKMESTGFRHAPSSPFRKIERSLPGSPSKVPPSYHWSKNVPVPTNTLKEKARMMFDKDTTQQSPKFSRANVEKPSFPRPPWIEHEKNENRANNTVTENGKLDYRSFCKQFAPFVGKTSMETKKLEEQRQRELAQRDNVTGVVDGKISFKVVPDKRVQTHEYPPMEHRGSKDIFEAIKTGKDRENRFGENNFADTTLKGSSSVAVQTGINEEHQNEGRSFRVMPKISKGQTLVCSNAAVQTSNKLDRPTISVSDVESEKQWRPLFCEQSDSDQVSENHQRFILDHNQNYHTVSSGSEYNNPVVVPGVRQIPSEQGFRESLPFQETQNYEKQLSANPVNSYESEDNQKYSSALVPSVLFNGNNPSDEISNAAEEKEDLQKTPDWPIESSTFPDDENIQNQDISPDIGVVTRYTCAIATVASSVDSPEPRSEEVAVDSRTSSSPSPSQFSWSRSRPPTNETIASEDEIRRHNLLQQSLVRRLQNEITSLNDQPHQSSNFGQHLTVSQAQTKSSSQSPNLVPQQQSCNQSNTVLNHQQQSFNQPNIASSHQQQSFDQPNIAPSRQQQSYKQPNIPLSHQQPVNMNQNVHHPQSTFNQNIHHQQSNIIHQEQRYNQPANFDRPTGSQGPSRFKYLTPVPQKKPEPPRARSPGPVTVNRVVALREAYEQVPNPQSKSIHKERSPVPNGAVPIDSSDEYLVSCANKTSRSIVLSKSESWHQLALSNRYPRAPKINTPASTSSFQSSHPKPPKPKSPSSQKLRSKQFEASSMADSVKKMEDKIRQYFDQPGDHVESKDSLKHRRSPRFASKGMVGLSRSRTMPGLSDEKLCLSITTSQQMPLLNVNTADVDKVFDDLFEEATRTDNQ; the protein is encoded by the exons GCAGCCAGTCGAAGATCCAGAGGATCAAAATGTCGGAGGCGGAAG ATATTCAAAACGTCGTGGAGAACCATAATTTCCAGAACATCGTCGAGGGAGAAAGTGGAAAATCAAACACAGTGGAATATTTAGACATCCACGAGGATATTCCAAAGGAAACCGTAAAAGAATATCCGGAAGAGACCAAGGAGGAATTATtcaaagaggaaaaagagaaggagacgTACGTGGAGAACGAGAGGAAATCGATGGAAATAGAGAAGAAAGAGGCCGCACAACCAG cgaGTTCGAGCACCGTGGACAACGACGAGAAAATCAAACGAGAGGAAACCTCGACAAGAAAAGAAGGGACTGCGACAGGTACCATCGATGGACGAAACGAGAACCAGCCAGTCGGTGAGTGGAATTCATTGCCGCTACTGGTAGAACGTCTACGCGCGGCTCTCGAGCTCTCCCTAGGGGGTCGCCGCGAGGACGAACCGCCAGCGCTTCCCGAAGACTCTGGTGTCGACTCCGAAGAGGACTTCCGGATTCGTACTTCCATGGAACAAGTTCTGGGCAACTGCAAGGAACCAGAATTGAAGAAAGACTTGAAATTCCTCGAAGATTTGTTACTATCGGATATACAGACTGCTTTGTCCCGTCTTCGAGAGACTTTAGAGAAAATCGACGTGAATGCGCTCGCAAAACACGGCGCAGCTTCTGATCCTACGAGTAAATTGCAGTTATTAAGGTTGGTATCTAGTTTGTTGTCTAGGCTACAGATGCCTGAGGAGACCACGGTGAAGATTCCTGTGCTTCCTTCGACGTCTTTGAGCAGGAGACGAAGAGGAACTAGACACACTATTGGTGTTTCTACGGAAGAATTGGCGAAGGCTAGAAAGTGGttagaagaggaaagaaatagTCTCCCTTTGGGAGAGATTTCGCCTGTTATAAAGGAACAGAAGGAACAGAATATATCTACAGTTAGTGCGATTGACAGAAAGCCGGAGGAAGTTCGTGATAAATGCACGAAAGACGCGATAAATCAAAGACAGTTACTAGAGgataagaataaagaaattagGGACAATAATTGTGTGTGTCGTGGGATCCAACAGGTGGATGCAGCTGATACTAAGACTATTGGAGAGCTAAATATGTACCAGGCTCCGTATAGAGCTAACAATTatcaagagaaagagaataacGAGAATATTATTGAAGATAGCGATGAAAGAAGTCGCGTAAGCAAATTGGCGGCTATTCTTCGGCAACGGGCTGAGTTAGCTTCAAGTAGTGGAAGATACGGGAATAGTAACAAATTTAGTGCAAAAAAGTCGAAGATCAAACGTGCGAACACTATTGATATTCCTAGTTACTTGAAGCTTCAAGCTGAGACTCTTGGACATGAAGCTACGGGCTGTTTGTCCTTAAGAAAGCCAATTAGTGTTGGAGACAAATCGTTCAATTCCAGCAACGTTACCGTTCCTACTTTTCAACCTAAGACagaaaacgatagaaaattccTGGCTTTAATTACTAAAAACAACGAAACACCATCAGTTGCACCAGTAGTTCCCTTCAAGACGTTTGGACGCACCATGGATATGTCGTCACTGACTAACGAAAACTGGAACAGTAAATTTTCCAACATTAAAACAACCTTTGATAAACCAACGATGAGTGAAGAGAAGGATAATAAACCTTCTTTAAAGTTTCGAGCCAATAAAATGTTCCCTGGACCGGCTCAGGCACAAGTTTACTCTAATTCTACTCCAAATTATTCAAACTATTCTGCGCCAAATCCTCAGATGAAGATGGAGTCAACAGGTTTCAGGCATGCCCCTTCCTCTCCTTTTCGTAAAATAGAAAGATCTTTGCCGGGATCTCCATCCAAGGTTCCTCCATCCTACCATTGGTCAAAGAACGTTCCAGTACCGACAAATACACTGAAAGAAAAAGCTAGAATGATGTTTGATAAAGACACAACGCAACAATCTCCGAAATTTTCTAGAGCCAATGTAGAGAAACCTAGTTTTCCTCGACCACCGTGGATAGAACACGAGAAAAACGAGAACAGAGCCAATAACACGGTTACAGAGAACGGTAAACTGGATTATCGATCTTTTTGCAAACAGTTCGCGCCATTCGTTGGAAAAACTTCCATGGAAACGAAGAAACTCGAAGAACAGCGCCAAAGAGAACTGGCTCAACGAGACAACGTTACTGGAGTGGTGGATGGCAAGATTTCTTTCAAAGTAGTTCCAGACAAACGTGTTCAGACTCACGAGTATCCTCCTATGGAGCATCGAGGATCTAAAGACATATTCGAAGCGATAAAAACTGGAAAAGATCGTGAGAATCGATTTGGTGAGAATAATTTTGCAGATACTACATTGAAAGGTAGTTCATCAGTGGCCGTGCAAACTGGAATAAACGAAGAGCATCAGAACGAAGGTAGATCTTTCAGAGTGATGCCTAAAATTTCAAAAGGTCAGACCTTGGTTTGTAGTAACGCCGCTGTACAGACTTCTAACAAATTGGATAGACCAACGATATCAGTAAGTGATGTAGAAAGTGAAAAACAATGGAGACCTTTATTTTGCGAGCAGTCGGACTCTGATCAAGTGTCTGAAAATCATCAGAGATTTATTCTGGATCACAATCAGAATTATCATACTGTATCCAGTGGTTCTGAGTATAATAATCCTGTAGTGGTTCCTGGTGTACGTCAGATTCCTAGTGAGCAAGGTTTCAGAGAATCCTTGCCTTTTCAAGAAACGCAGAATTATGAGAAACAATTGTCTGCAAATCCTGTGAATAGTTACGAGTCTGAAGATAACCAAAAATATTCTTCTGCTTTGGTTCCTTCTGTTTTATTTAATGGTAACAATCCATCTGACGAAATATCAAATGCAgcagaagaaaaagaggatCTTCAGAAGACACCAGATTGGCCTATAGAAAGTTCGACTTTCCCGGAtgatgaaaatattcaaaatcaaGATATCAGCCCAGATATTGGAGTGGTTACAAGGTACACGTGTGCTATTGCAACGGTTGCATCGTCCGTGGATAGTCCTGAACCTCGATCAGAAGAAGTGGCAGTGGATTCTAGGACGTCTTCGTCACCTTCTCCTTCACAATTTTCTTGGTCCAGGTCTAGACCACCAACCAACGAGACTATCGCTTCAGAGGACGAAATTCGTCGACATAACTTGCTGCAACAGAGCTTGGTTCGTCGCCTGCAGAATGAAATCACTTCTTTGAATGATCAACCTCATCAATCTTCTAATTTCGGACAACACCTGACTGTTAGTCAAGCTCAGACTAAATCCTCGAGTCAATCTCCTAATTTAGTTCCTCAACAACAAAGTTGTAATCAATCAAACACTGTGTTGAATCATCAGCAACAGAGTTTTAATCAACCGAATATTGCATCCAGTCACCAGCAACAGAGTTTCGATCAACCAAATATTGCACCAAGTCGTCAACAGCAAAGTTACAAGCAACCAAATATTCCATTAAGTCATCAACAACCTGTAAACATGAATCAGAATGTGCACCATCCACAATCGACTTTTAATCAAAATATTCACCATCAACAATCGAATATAATTCACCAGGAACAAAGATACAATCAACCAGCAAACTTCGATCGACCGACAGGTTCCCAAGGACCAAGTCGATTTAAATATCTAACACCAGTTCCTCAAAAGAAGCCAGAGCCACCTCGGGCgcgttcaccaggaccagtgaCCGTGAACAGGGTGGTTGCTTTACGGGAAGCTTACGAACAGGTGCCAAACCCTCAATCGAAATCAATTCACAAGGAACGTTCTCCAGTTCCAAATGGAGCGGTACCAATCGACTCCAGTGACGAATATTTGGTATCTTGTGCGAATAAAACTTCTAGATCTATAGTGCTCTCGAAATCAGAGTCCTGGCACCAATTGGCTCTCTCCAATCGTTATCCTCGAGCACCTAAAATAAACACACCAGCATCGACATCTTCGTTTCAAAGCTCTCATCCAAAACCACCCAAACCAAAGTCTCCGTCTTCTCAGAAATTAAGGTCCAAACAATTTGAAGCGTCGTCAATGGCGGACAGCGTCAAGAAGATGGAAGATAAGATCAGACAGTATTTCGATCAACCAGGTGATCATGTAGAATCGAAAGATTCTTTGAAACACAGAAGATCACCTAGATTTGCGTCTAAAGGGATGGTTGGACTGTCTCGTAGTCGTACTATGCCTGGTTTATCCGATGAAAAATTGTGTCTTTCGATAACTACCTCTCAACAAATGCCATTACTAAACGTGAACACCGCAGATGTTGACAAAGTGTTCGACGATCTGTTCGAGGAAGCCACGAGGACGGATAATCAGTAA